The following proteins are encoded in a genomic region of Chloracidobacterium sp.:
- a CDS encoding DUF350 domain-containing protein gives MPVLGMVVKLEELWNVLESTIVFVLLGLIVFGLAFLVVVMVSPFSVKKEIEVDQNISLAIIIGAIIIGIAMIISAAIQGN, from the coding sequence ATGCCCGTACTTGGGATGGTCGTCAAACTTGAGGAGCTGTGGAACGTTCTCGAATCGACCATTGTGTTTGTTTTGCTTGGCCTCATCGTCTTTGGCCTCGCGTTCCTGGTTGTTGTCATGGTCTCGCCATTCTCGGTCAAAAAAGAGATCGAGGTCGATCAGAATATCTCACTGGCAATTATCATCGGGGCGATCATCATCGGTATCGCGATGATCATCTCGGCCGCTATCCAAGGCAACTGA
- the speD gene encoding adenosylmethionine decarboxylase, with the protein MIVGTEWLIEANGCDAESLRDESVIRTIMSRVIGDLGLCAVGSVWHKFPGEGGVTGMIALTESHLACHTYPEHGTATFNLYCCRTRPRWDWETALKAELYAERVTVTEFERGHSGDIADSAGGLG; encoded by the coding sequence ATGATCGTAGGAACGGAATGGCTTATCGAAGCGAACGGATGCGATGCCGAATCTTTGCGTGATGAATCGGTCATCCGAACGATTATGTCGCGTGTAATCGGCGATCTCGGCCTGTGCGCGGTCGGTTCGGTTTGGCACAAATTCCCCGGCGAAGGCGGTGTAACGGGCATGATAGCCCTTACGGAATCACACCTCGCATGCCACACATACCCCGAGCACGGCACTGCGACATTCAACCTCTACTGCTGCAGGACGCGGCCGCGCTGGGATTGGGAAACCGCTCTAAAAGCAGAACTCTACGCCGAACGCGTAACGGTTACCGAGTTTGAACGCGGTCACTCGGGCGACATCGCCGACTCGGCCGGAGGGCTCGGATGA
- the tatC gene encoding twin-arginine translocase subunit TatC: protein MPEPTNQPEQPGSQMSFLEHLDELRRRIVTSAVILVIAFGVCFYFSEDIYNFLSVPIRRALNEASRQTIAVTGRAGDESVVSISELHEGDTGRYTFDEPANIGMAVVPAGTSVAAVVARDNAGSLGLFTTEAIFTNSAIVPVGVRLPVAFNQTAVARPDADEKMTVTTAMEPYMIYITVAFYAAIALALPLLLWQIWLFISPALYKHERRYVTPFIGLSSVSFVAGAAFGYYILFPPAASYLLGVGHEFRLLLKASDYLDFITIIMLAMGLIFQMPAITYVFARIGIVNARMLVRGWKVSLIVIMIVAAVVSPTNDIPNMILFAAPMIALYVVSIFIAWFFGKKRVPDAA, encoded by the coding sequence ATGCCCGAACCAACTAACCAGCCAGAACAGCCGGGCTCCCAGATGTCGTTCCTCGAGCATCTGGATGAGCTGCGCAGACGCATAGTTACATCTGCGGTAATTTTGGTCATCGCATTCGGGGTTTGCTTTTACTTTTCCGAGGATATCTACAACTTCCTGAGCGTTCCGATCCGCCGTGCATTGAATGAGGCCTCGCGGCAAACGATCGCAGTAACGGGAAGAGCGGGCGATGAATCGGTCGTTTCGATCAGCGAGCTTCACGAAGGCGATACCGGACGATACACATTTGACGAGCCTGCAAATATTGGAATGGCCGTCGTTCCGGCGGGCACGAGCGTGGCGGCAGTAGTTGCCCGCGATAATGCCGGCAGTTTGGGGCTGTTCACGACCGAAGCGATATTTACCAACAGTGCGATCGTACCTGTTGGGGTGAGGCTGCCGGTAGCCTTCAACCAGACGGCCGTAGCCCGCCCCGATGCGGACGAGAAAATGACCGTAACTACGGCAATGGAGCCGTATATGATCTATATTACGGTTGCCTTTTACGCCGCAATAGCTCTTGCGCTGCCGCTGCTGTTGTGGCAGATCTGGCTTTTTATTTCGCCGGCGTTGTACAAGCACGAACGACGATATGTTACGCCATTCATTGGCCTTTCGTCAGTTTCTTTTGTTGCGGGTGCGGCGTTCGGCTACTATATTTTGTTTCCGCCGGCGGCAAGCTATCTGCTCGGTGTGGGGCATGAGTTCCGGCTGCTTCTGAAGGCGAGCGATTATCTTGATTTCATAACGATAATAATGCTCGCAATGGGTCTCATCTTTCAAATGCCGGCCATTACGTATGTCTTTGCCCGGATCGGCATTGTGAATGCCCGTATGCTTGTGCGCGGCTGGAAGGTCTCGCTGATCGTGATCATGATAGTTGCCGCAGTTGTTTCGCCGACAAATGACATTCCGAATATGATACTTTTTGCCGCTCCGATGATCGCACTTTATGTTGTATCGATCTTTATCGCGTGGTTCTTTGGTAAAAAGCGTGTGCCTGATGCGGCCTGA
- a CDS encoding ParB/RepB/Spo0J family partition protein gives MARQPLGRGLGALLGSEKKEPEAAIPSIEVPAGTSEIDIDLIDPNPEQPRTRFAEQELNDLAASIRANGILQPIVVRKTGSRYQIVAGERRWRAAQRAELRRVPVLVKDIPDDKLLELALVENIQRHELNPIEEAKAYRKLIDSIGLTQDEVAARVGRERSLIATSIRLLKLPDDLQELVSEGRLSLSHGRALLMTEDLRLQRDVAKLVLEKGLSVRATESAVKKAGRAGTARAQPARTTDPNFKVAETKLMRKLSTSVKIIVSPKGTSGKIEIEYYSMDDLDRIYRHIISE, from the coding sequence ATGGCTAGACAACCGTTGGGACGAGGCTTGGGAGCTCTTTTGGGGTCTGAAAAGAAAGAGCCTGAGGCGGCAATACCGTCGATCGAAGTGCCAGCCGGCACCTCGGAGATCGATATTGACCTGATCGACCCCAATCCGGAGCAACCGCGAACGCGATTTGCTGAGCAGGAACTCAATGACCTTGCCGCATCGATCCGCGCGAACGGCATTTTGCAGCCTATAGTCGTCCGAAAAACAGGCTCGCGTTATCAGATCGTCGCGGGCGAGCGGCGTTGGCGTGCCGCGCAGCGGGCCGAACTTCGACGCGTGCCCGTTCTGGTAAAGGATATTCCGGATGATAAGCTGCTCGAACTCGCACTGGTCGAAAACATTCAACGCCATGAGCTGAACCCGATAGAAGAGGCCAAAGCATATCGTAAACTTATTGATTCTATTGGACTTACGCAGGATGAAGTTGCTGCACGGGTTGGCCGTGAGCGAAGTTTGATAGCGACGTCCATTAGGCTTTTGAAGCTTCCGGATGACCTGCAGGAGTTGGTCTCGGAAGGCAGGCTTTCACTCAGCCACGGGCGGGCACTTTTGATGACCGAGGACCTCAGGCTTCAGCGGGATGTCGCTAAGTTAGTGTTAGAAAAGGGGTTATCGGTTCGAGCAACGGAATCGGCGGTCAAAAAGGCCGGGAGAGCGGGCACGGCACGGGCACAACCGGCCCGCACGACTGATCCGAATTTCAAGGTTGCCGAGACCAAGCTTATGCGAAAGTTGAGCACTTCGGTAAAGATCATCGTTTCGCCAAAAGGCACTTCGGGTAAGATCGAGATCGAATATTACAGCATGGACGACCTTGATCGGATCTATCGGCATATTATTTCGGAATAG
- the tatB gene encoding twin-arginine translocase subunit TatB — translation MYLFIFESIGTSELLLIGIVALIFLGPRKMPEMARKLGKIMNEFRNTTNEFKATWEREVNFQDEAEALRLDSIEKEASEPSNNTVPHIESPKEAVLPQVREVDPSVFNKQAEKQITAAPLSKGLSSNDKENWL, via the coding sequence GTGTACCTATTTATCTTTGAATCGATCGGGACATCCGAATTGCTTTTGATCGGCATCGTTGCCCTGATCTTCCTCGGCCCGCGCAAGATGCCTGAGATGGCGCGCAAGCTCGGCAAGATAATGAATGAGTTCCGCAACACGACGAATGAGTTCAAGGCAACTTGGGAGCGTGAAGTGAACTTTCAGGACGAGGCCGAAGCCCTTCGGCTCGATTCGATCGAGAAGGAGGCATCCGAGCCGAGCAATAACACGGTTCCGCATATAGAAAGTCCGAAGGAAGCGGTCCTGCCGCAGGTCAGGGAAGTTGATCCGTCGGTGTTCAATAAGCAGGCTGAGAAGCAGATAACCGCCGCGCCGCTGAGCAAGGGCCTTTCGTCGAACGACAAGGAGAATTGGCTCTGA
- the mnmG gene encoding tRNA uridine-5-carboxymethylaminomethyl(34) synthesis enzyme MnmG, giving the protein MFDESFDVIVIGGGHAGCEAASVAARLGARTALVTLNLDLIGQMSCNPAIGGIAKGHVVREIDALGGVMGRVIDRAGIQFRLLNRSRGPAVRSPRAQADRALYRTEMRRILELTNSLYLRQGTVTNVIVENKGVIGVELQDSRRLMAKAVVVATGTFLNGTIHTGNKTFSAGRAGEPASIELADALRGLGFPVGRLKTGTPPRIDGRTIDWDAFEPQEPDVKAVPFSFSTDRIEQDQIRCFIGYTDKRVHDAIRANLHRSPLYSGKITGIGPRYCPSIEDKVVKFADKERHQLFLEPEGRHTNEVYLNGFSTSLPADLQAELLRMIPGLENVNVIRPGYAIEYDFVDPRELLPTMATSRLGGLYFAGQINGTTGYEEAACQGFLAGVNAAISVKGGEPLTLRRDEAYIGVLADDLIRHGVDEPYRLFTSRAEARLTLRHDNADERLTKKGRDLGLVGDLDWERFNSKRERIAEIREALETTRFKRSSVEYAAVSGILGVELGDSFLLSNLGIRPDVTPDLVRRLLPNDIGKDCKDEDVESALADLLYAGYIVKQKAANERVNKHDSLKVPENYDFRRISELSNEMVERLERAKPKTFGQVRSIAGLTPAALSSVLVGLTSANAS; this is encoded by the coding sequence ATGTTTGACGAGAGTTTTGATGTGATAGTGATCGGCGGCGGACACGCGGGTTGTGAGGCCGCGTCAGTCGCCGCGCGGCTTGGTGCGCGTACTGCTCTCGTTACTCTAAACCTTGATCTGATCGGCCAGATGTCGTGTAATCCGGCGATCGGCGGAATCGCAAAAGGCCATGTCGTCCGCGAGATCGATGCACTTGGCGGCGTGATGGGCCGCGTGATCGACCGTGCCGGAATACAGTTCAGACTGCTAAACCGTTCACGCGGGCCTGCGGTTCGTTCGCCGAGGGCGCAGGCGGACCGCGCACTGTACCGCACAGAGATGCGGCGTATACTTGAATTGACGAACAGCCTTTATCTGAGACAAGGCACAGTTACAAATGTAATTGTTGAAAACAAAGGTGTTATCGGTGTCGAGCTGCAAGATTCGCGACGTCTTATGGCAAAGGCCGTTGTCGTTGCGACAGGAACCTTTCTTAACGGAACGATCCACACCGGCAACAAGACATTCTCGGCGGGAAGGGCGGGCGAGCCTGCTTCGATAGAACTCGCGGATGCTCTGCGCGGCTTGGGCTTTCCTGTCGGACGGCTGAAAACAGGAACACCGCCGCGCATCGACGGCCGTACGATAGATTGGGACGCTTTTGAGCCGCAGGAGCCGGACGTAAAGGCCGTGCCGTTCTCATTCTCTACCGATCGTATAGAGCAGGATCAAATAAGGTGTTTTATCGGTTATACCGACAAACGTGTCCATGACGCGATCCGCGCCAATCTGCACCGCTCACCGCTGTATTCCGGCAAGATCACAGGCATCGGGCCGCGGTATTGTCCGTCGATCGAGGACAAGGTCGTAAAATTCGCCGATAAGGAGCGGCATCAGTTGTTTCTCGAACCCGAAGGCCGGCACACGAACGAGGTCTATCTCAACGGTTTTTCGACCTCGCTGCCCGCAGATCTGCAAGCGGAATTGCTGCGTATGATCCCGGGCCTCGAGAATGTGAACGTCATTCGTCCGGGCTATGCCATCGAATATGACTTTGTCGATCCTCGCGAGCTTTTGCCGACAATGGCGACATCGAGGCTCGGAGGGTTGTATTTCGCAGGCCAAATAAACGGAACGACGGGTTATGAAGAAGCGGCATGCCAAGGTTTTCTTGCGGGTGTGAATGCCGCGATCAGTGTTAAGGGCGGCGAGCCGCTGACATTGCGGCGTGACGAGGCATATATCGGCGTACTTGCCGATGACCTTATAAGACATGGTGTTGATGAGCCTTACAGACTGTTCACCTCGCGGGCCGAGGCACGTTTGACGCTGCGGCATGACAATGCGGACGAACGCTTGACCAAGAAGGGGCGCGATCTGGGGTTGGTCGGCGATCTCGATTGGGAGCGCTTCAATTCAAAACGTGAGCGTATCGCTGAGATCAGGGAAGCTCTTGAAACCACGCGGTTCAAGCGGTCGTCGGTAGAATATGCCGCTGTATCGGGAATCTTGGGTGTCGAACTCGGCGATTCATTCCTGCTTTCAAATCTGGGTATTCGGCCGGATGTAACACCGGATCTTGTGAGGCGGCTGCTGCCGAACGACATCGGAAAGGACTGCAAAGACGAAGATGTGGAGTCGGCATTGGCGGATCTGCTGTATGCGGGCTATATCGTCAAGCAAAAGGCCGCAAATGAGCGTGTAAATAAGCACGACAGCCTGAAAGTGCCTGAAAATTATGATTTTCGGCGGATCAGCGAGCTTTCTAACGAAATGGTCGAGCGGCTCGAACGTGCGAAGCCGAAGACCTTTGGCCAGGTACGCAGCATCGCGGGCCTTACTCCGGCAGCCTTGTCGTCAGTGCTTGTCGGCCTGACATCCGCGAATGCGTCCTAG
- the selD gene encoding selenide, water dikinase SelD, whose amino-acid sequence MAKFAPSDLAQVLSKLPPQHSDNLIVGFDKSDDAGVMRLTDGIALVQTVDFFTPVADDPRTYGRIAAINSLNDVYAMGGTPISALAIACYPQKGDKDVLAEIMIGGQEAMTEAGVIVVGGHTVDDQEIKFGYSVTGTVDPQKVITNARARPGDVLILTKAIGTGAINTAIKNGTASDAAEKAALQVMTTSASAASKLLYELGARACTDVTGFGLLGHAYELAKASGVTLNIDSKRVPLLPTVLELIAAGMLTRGDKNNRAYVGDAAEFTDDVSAEMQSALFDPQTAGGLLISFGKDVAKQFIKAVPGAVMIGTVEELGDKLIRVK is encoded by the coding sequence GTGGCAAAATTCGCCCCGAGCGATCTTGCTCAGGTCTTGAGCAAACTGCCGCCCCAACACAGCGATAACCTGATCGTCGGCTTTGATAAGAGCGACGATGCGGGTGTCATGCGCCTTACGGACGGCATTGCGCTGGTGCAGACGGTCGATTTTTTTACGCCGGTGGCGGACGATCCGCGCACATACGGACGTATCGCGGCGATAAATTCGCTCAACGACGTATATGCAATGGGCGGCACACCTATCTCGGCGCTTGCAATAGCGTGTTATCCGCAGAAAGGCGACAAAGACGTACTTGCCGAGATCATGATCGGCGGGCAAGAGGCAATGACCGAGGCGGGAGTCATTGTAGTCGGCGGCCACACAGTTGACGATCAGGAGATAAAGTTCGGATATTCGGTTACGGGAACGGTCGACCCGCAGAAGGTAATAACCAACGCACGTGCACGTCCGGGCGATGTACTTATCCTTACGAAGGCGATCGGCACAGGTGCGATCAATACGGCGATCAAGAACGGGACGGCGAGCGATGCTGCCGAAAAAGCTGCATTGCAGGTGATGACGACATCGGCATCTGCGGCATCTAAGCTATTGTACGAACTCGGTGCGCGTGCATGTACCGATGTTACCGGCTTTGGGCTTTTAGGCCATGCATATGAACTTGCAAAGGCAAGCGGCGTAACGCTAAATATTGACAGTAAACGAGTTCCGCTCTTACCGACCGTGCTGGAACTGATCGCTGCGGGAATGCTCACGCGAGGCGACAAGAACAATCGGGCCTACGTCGGCGATGCGGCCGAGTTCACGGACGACGTTTCGGCTGAGATGCAAAGTGCATTATTCGACCCGCAAACGGCGGGCGGGTTGCTGATAAGTTTTGGCAAGGATGTTGCAAAACAGTTCATCAAAGCCGTTCCCGGTGCTGTTATGATTGGCACGGTAGAGGAGTTAGGCGATAAACTGATACGGGTGAAGTAG
- a CDS encoding GWxTD domain-containing protein has translation MPKVRILCHLFVITLLAAAAAVAQPPSKGNLDPSEKARNVKPELKDAYKKWINNDVAYIITKEERKAFMALVTDEERENFIANFWARRDPNPDTEENEYREEFYERIAYANEHFTSGIPGWKTDRGRIYITWGKPDSIESHPAGGIYDRPVWEGGGSTTTYPFETWFYRHLDGVGDGIEIEFVDPTGTGEYRMARDADEKDALKYTPGAGLKTSEELGMTDQGDRINGSSMPYQREQDMPFNRLMIQNNLARPPAVKFSDLQSALTDSPVIDNNPLQFDLRIDYFRQSDDRVITTFTVQANNKELKFEPIGGLETARMNIFGRITAVSGKRSGIFEDSVTTNATTEELAETRDMRSVYQKAIALTPGTYKVDVVVRDVATGNKGIVNMGFQVPRYDEKKLGTSSLVLTSKLRTTDERDIGQMFVIGSTKVIPNLGGFYKKGQEVGIYLQIYNAQIDQTTLRPAVDVEYVLTKDGKEVLRQGEDWSGLSDAGQRLTLARLLPTVNIPLGDYQLQIIIKDRVGGQTLKPEAKFSVIQ, from the coding sequence ATGCCGAAAGTTAGAATTCTTTGCCACTTGTTCGTTATAACGCTTCTTGCTGCAGCGGCGGCAGTCGCGCAGCCGCCGTCCAAGGGGAACCTTGATCCGAGCGAAAAGGCACGCAACGTCAAGCCCGAGTTGAAGGATGCGTATAAGAAATGGATCAATAATGACGTCGCTTACATCATAACGAAGGAAGAGCGAAAGGCGTTCATGGCTTTGGTCACGGACGAAGAGCGCGAGAACTTCATCGCGAACTTCTGGGCGCGCCGCGACCCGAACCCTGACACAGAAGAGAACGAATACCGAGAGGAATTCTACGAGCGTATCGCCTATGCGAATGAGCATTTTACATCGGGCATTCCGGGCTGGAAGACGGATCGCGGCCGCATTTACATAACGTGGGGCAAGCCTGACTCGATCGAGTCGCACCCGGCGGGCGGCATCTACGACAGACCGGTTTGGGAGGGCGGTGGTTCGACAACGACATATCCGTTCGAGACGTGGTTCTACCGTCACCTTGACGGCGTAGGCGATGGTATCGAGATCGAGTTCGTAGATCCGACCGGAACGGGCGAATACCGAATGGCGCGCGATGCGGATGAAAAAGATGCGTTGAAATACACGCCCGGTGCGGGCCTGAAGACAAGCGAAGAACTCGGCATGACAGATCAGGGCGACCGCATCAACGGCAGCAGTATGCCCTATCAGCGCGAGCAGGATATGCCTTTTAACCGGCTTATGATCCAGAACAATCTCGCGCGGCCGCCGGCAGTCAAGTTCAGCGATCTGCAAAGTGCGCTTACGGATTCGCCGGTGATCGACAACAATCCGCTGCAGTTCGACCTGCGGATCGACTACTTCCGTCAGTCGGACGACCGTGTGATCACTACCTTCACCGTACAAGCGAACAACAAGGAGCTCAAATTCGAGCCGATCGGCGGGCTGGAAACAGCGCGGATGAATATATTCGGCCGCATTACGGCGGTTTCAGGTAAGCGTTCGGGCATCTTTGAAGATTCGGTAACGACCAACGCAACGACCGAGGAACTTGCAGAAACGCGCGATATGCGGTCGGTGTACCAGAAAGCTATCGCACTGACGCCCGGCACCTATAAAGTTGACGTCGTCGTGCGTGATGTCGCGACAGGCAATAAAGGCATCGTGAACATGGGCTTTCAAGTTCCGCGTTACGATGAGAAAAAGCTCGGTACGTCATCGCTCGTTCTTACTTCGAAGCTTCGCACGACCGATGAGCGTGACATAGGCCAGATGTTCGTCATCGGCAGTACAAAGGTCATACCCAACCTCGGCGGCTTCTACAAGAAGGGCCAAGAGGTAGGCATCTATCTTCAGATCTACAACGCGCAGATCGATCAAACTACGCTGCGGCCCGCGGTCGATGTCGAGTATGTTTTGACCAAGGACGGCAAGGAAGTGCTGCGGCAGGGCGAGGACTGGAGCGGGCTTAGCGATGCGGGCCAGCGTCTGACGCTTGCACGCCTGCTGCCGACGGTAAATATTCCGTTGGGCGATTATCAGCTTCAGATCATCATTAAGGATCGTGTCGGCGGACAGACGCTCAAGCCTGAGGCAAAATTCAGCGTTATACAGTGA
- a CDS encoding ParA family protein, whose translation MGKIIAVANQKGGVGKTTTSINLAAALAMQDRKVLLVDADPQANATSGVGIERSPSRKSLYDALILDESVREAVLPTDIPLLWVLPSDKNLAGAEIELVDVEDRNFVLKKLLSTIKDYFHYIIIDCPPSLGLLTINGLTAADSLLVPIQCEYYALEGVTELFDTLARLRRELNPSLVIEGLLLTMFDVSTNLSSAVAKDLRDFYGSQVLETVIPRNVRLAEAPSFGKPIMLYDPKSKGAESYINLGKEIIGHG comes from the coding sequence ATGGGAAAGATCATAGCAGTTGCCAACCAGAAGGGCGGCGTAGGTAAAACAACAACTTCCATAAACCTTGCCGCGGCATTGGCGATGCAGGATAGAAAAGTGCTGCTTGTCGATGCCGACCCGCAGGCGAACGCCACGTCCGGCGTCGGTATTGAACGAAGTCCGAGCCGGAAGAGCCTTTATGATGCTCTCATTCTTGATGAGTCTGTCCGCGAAGCGGTCCTTCCGACGGATATTCCGCTGCTTTGGGTACTGCCGTCTGACAAAAACCTTGCGGGTGCCGAGATCGAGCTTGTTGATGTCGAAGACCGCAATTTTGTCCTAAAAAAGCTTCTTTCTACAATAAAGGACTATTTTCATTACATCATCATTGACTGTCCGCCATCGTTAGGGCTGCTCACAATAAACGGCCTGACGGCGGCGGATTCGCTTCTTGTGCCGATACAATGCGAATACTACGCACTTGAGGGAGTAACAGAGCTTTTTGATACGCTTGCACGTTTGCGGCGTGAACTGAATCCAAGCCTCGTGATCGAAGGCCTCTTGCTGACTATGTTCGATGTTTCGACAAATCTTTCTTCGGCGGTTGCGAAGGACCTTCGCGATTTTTATGGTTCGCAGGTGCTTGAGACAGTGATACCGCGCAATGTTAGGCTTGCTGAAGCACCGAGTTTCGGTAAGCCGATAATGCTGTACGATCCGAAGTCGAAGGGTGCGGAAAGCTATATCAATCTTGGAAAGGAGATAATCGGCCATGGCTAG
- a CDS encoding DUF4178 domain-containing protein, producing the protein MSVLKSNCPSCGGPVEFTAGSTIVIVCPFCRSVVARTDRGLEDIGKVAEIVDSQSPLRLGLKGSYKGARFELTGRAQMRHELGGSWDEWYATFANGWVGWLAEAQGRFYMTFYQPLPADASLPAFNDLQLGQQVPQIPSASPLMVQERGKATYAAAEGEIPYKLVPGEVFEYADLAGKSGLFATIDYSIEPPWVFLGAQVPLTEIGLGDAKPVIREARTTGSAALSCPNCGGPLALAAPDKAERVTCPNCNSLLDVNQGKLSYLKSLNDLPNKPNFVLPIGAEGVFPGDVKFKIIGAMSRSVTIEGVKYFWHEYLLYNPMVGFRWLVHSDDHWSFVESVNMADVTPPAFVGKSQKAIYDGTSFTAFQDAQARVEYVTGEFYWRVEVGETVRAVDFVNAPRMLSEEIAWGEINWSVGTYVPVADVEKIFGVTGLPRPAGVAPNQPFTGTFWYTWGLLPVLALMVIAVVLLPVTGITKTVMSQDLILPPMANQTTPQQLFSDPFEIKANQNIQIAAAAPVSNSWADIDIDLINESGDEVESVNVPIEYYSGSDSDGPWTEGSTTTDATVSSIPAGKYTLRIEGTWENWQVQMPVKVKVQQGVNRGVNFCAAFLILLIMPVLGIIRKWSFEASRWKDSMFSGSDSDDD; encoded by the coding sequence ATGAGTGTCCTCAAGTCTAACTGCCCGTCCTGCGGCGGCCCTGTCGAATTCACCGCCGGCTCGACGATAGTTATCGTTTGCCCGTTCTGCCGCTCGGTCGTTGCGCGCACTGACCGCGGCCTCGAAGATATAGGCAAGGTCGCCGAGATCGTCGATTCACAGTCGCCGCTGCGGCTCGGGCTAAAAGGCTCGTACAAAGGAGCTCGCTTTGAACTCACCGGCCGTGCACAAATGAGGCATGAACTGGGCGGCAGTTGGGATGAGTGGTACGCGACCTTCGCGAACGGCTGGGTCGGATGGCTTGCCGAGGCACAAGGCCGTTTCTACATGACCTTCTATCAGCCGCTGCCTGCTGATGCGAGCCTTCCGGCGTTCAATGATCTTCAGCTCGGGCAGCAAGTACCGCAGATACCTTCCGCATCGCCGCTGATGGTGCAGGAACGCGGCAAGGCGACATACGCAGCGGCCGAGGGCGAGATACCATATAAACTCGTTCCGGGCGAGGTCTTTGAGTATGCTGACCTTGCGGGCAAGAGCGGCCTTTTTGCAACGATCGATTACAGCATCGAGCCGCCGTGGGTCTTCCTCGGCGCCCAAGTCCCGCTGACCGAGATCGGCCTTGGCGATGCAAAACCCGTTATCCGTGAGGCCCGAACGACGGGTTCGGCTGCACTGAGCTGCCCGAACTGCGGCGGCCCGCTCGCCCTCGCCGCTCCGGACAAAGCCGAACGCGTTACCTGCCCGAACTGCAATTCGCTGCTTGACGTCAACCAAGGCAAGCTTTCGTACCTCAAGAGCCTTAACGATTTGCCGAACAAGCCGAACTTCGTGCTTCCTATCGGGGCTGAAGGCGTCTTTCCCGGCGATGTGAAGTTCAAGATCATCGGTGCAATGTCACGCAGCGTAACCATCGAGGGCGTCAAATATTTCTGGCACGAATATCTGCTCTACAACCCGATGGTCGGCTTTCGCTGGCTTGTACACTCCGATGACCATTGGAGCTTTGTCGAATCGGTGAACATGGCTGACGTAACGCCGCCGGCCTTTGTCGGAAAGAGCCAAAAGGCGATCTATGACGGGACGAGTTTTACGGCGTTCCAAGATGCTCAGGCAAGGGTCGAATACGTTACGGGTGAATTCTATTGGCGTGTCGAGGTCGGCGAGACCGTTCGTGCCGTTGATTTTGTGAACGCGCCGCGGATGCTGTCCGAAGAGATCGCATGGGGCGAGATCAACTGGTCGGTCGGCACCTATGTGCCTGTCGCCGATGTCGAAAAGATCTTCGGCGTGACAGGCCTGCCGAGGCCGGCCGGTGTGGCACCAAATCAGCCGTTCACGGGCACTTTCTGGTACACATGGGGCCTGTTGCCGGTGCTTGCCTTGATGGTCATTGCGGTCGTGCTGCTGCCTGTTACCGGCATCACAAAGACCGTGATGTCGCAAGACCTTATCCTGCCGCCGATGGCGAACCAAACAACGCCGCAACAGCTCTTCAGCGACCCTTTCGAGATAAAGGCGAATCAGAATATCCAGATCGCGGCTGCCGCTCCGGTGAGCAACAGTTGGGCCGATATTGATATCGATCTGATAAATGAGAGCGGCGACGAGGTCGAATCCGTCAACGTGCCGATCGAATACTATTCCGGAAGCGACAGCGACGGGCCTTGGACCGAAGGCTCAACGACCACGGATGCGACAGTGTCGAGCATCCCGGCGGGCAAATATACGCTTCGCATCGAGGGTACTTGGGAGAACTGGCAGGTACAGATGCCGGTAAAGGTCAAGGTTCAGCAGGGTGTTAACCGCGGCGTAAATTTCTGTGCCGCGTTCCTGATACTGCTGATAATGCCGGTGTTGGGAATTATTCGTAAGTGGTCATTCGAAGCAAGCCGCTGGAAGGACAGTATGTTCTCCGGCAGCGACTCGGATGACGATTGA